The DNA region CAATCGCCAATTCCTTCGCGAAGGCGGGATAGTCGATGTACTGGTACAGGCAGCGACGGCGCAGCGCGTCGGAGAGTTCGCGCGTGCCGTTCGAGGTAATGACGACCAGCGGTCGGCTAACGGCGCGCATGGTGCCGAGTTCCGGGATCGACATCTGGAAGTCCGATAGCAGTTCGAGCAGGTAGGCTTCGAAGGCCTCGTCGGCACGGTCGACTTCGTCGATCAGCAGCACCGGCGGCTCGGCGCAACTGATCGCCTCGAGCAGCGGTCGCTTCAGGAGATAGCGCTCGGAGAAGATGTCCTGCTCCTTTACGACAGCCGGACGGTCATCATGCTCGAGCAGCTTGATCGCCAGCAATTGCCGCTGGTAGTTCCATTCGTACATTGCGGCGTGAACATCGAGCCCTTCGTAACACTGCAGGCGGATGAGCCTGGCGCCGCGCACCGTGGCGAGCGCCTTGGCGATTTCGGTTTTTCCCACGCCGGCGTCACCCTCCAGCAGCAACGGACGGCCGAGATCCAGCATCAGCAGCAGCGCAGCCGCGAGCGCAGGCTCGGCGACATAACCGGCGCCCTCCAGTTGGAGTTCCAGGTCGACGACCTCATTCATGCGTTGGGCGGGAGGATTCACGCCGTTTTCCTGGAAAACAGGCCGCGCAGCCAGTCCTTGAAAATCGTCCACACGAGCGCGAGGCCGTTCAGTTCCCCGGCAGCCGGTGGAGGGATAGCCACTGCAGCCGCCGGCACGCCGCCGCCCGCTGCCGCGGGAGCCGCTCGTTGCGCCTGGAGCGCGCTGACCTGACCCGCGAAGTTGTCGGCGAACTGTTTCAGGATCTGGTCGGCGACCGTGTTCATCATGCGTCCGCCGAAGGCAGCCGCCTTGCCGCTCATCGATACTTCGCTCGCGCCCACCAGAGTGCAAAGGCCTCCTTCGGCAGCCTCGATACGGGCAGTCAGATTCATGGAAGCGCCTGAACTCCCCGTACTATCGGTACCCTTGCCCAGCAGACGCAACGTCCGGGCGGCCGAGTCGACATCCTTCATCTCAACCTCTCCCCGGAAGGACATCGTCGCCGGACCCACCTTCACTGTCACTGTTCCCTTGTAGCGTCCTGCGTCGAGGCGTTCGGTAATCTTCGCCCCGGGCATGCACGCGGCAACCGCTTCGAGGTTCTGCAGGAATTCCCACGCGACCTC from Betaproteobacteria bacterium includes:
- a CDS encoding SRPBCC family protein, with the protein product MNVQIDKTYPMPCPAEVAWEFLQNLEAVAACMPGAKITERLDAGRYKGTVTVKVGPATMSFRGEVEMKDVDSAARTLRLLGKGTDSTGSSGASMNLTARIEAAEGGLCTLVGASEVSMSGKAAAFGGRMMNTVADQILKQFADNFAGQVSALQAQRAAPAAAGGGVPAAAVAIPPPAAGELNGLALVWTIFKDWLRGLFSRKTA
- a CDS encoding MoxR family ATPase, with amino-acid sequence MNEVVDLELQLEGAGYVAEPALAAALLLMLDLGRPLLLEGDAGVGKTEIAKALATVRGARLIRLQCYEGLDVHAAMYEWNYQRQLLAIKLLEHDDRPAVVKEQDIFSERYLLKRPLLEAISCAEPPVLLIDEVDRADEAFEAYLLELLSDFQMSIPELGTMRAVSRPLVVITSNGTRELSDALRRRCLYQYIDYPAFAKELAIVEIKAPRAAGQFARQVVEFVQSVRRMELQKKPGIAETLDWTAALLRMGISVIDDDGAERILETLSALIKTREDRAGFTREVVARIAAAC